The following coding sequences are from one Arthrobacter sp. PvP023 window:
- a CDS encoding phosphoribosyl-ATP diphosphatase, with translation MKNFETLFAELSEKAATRPAGSRTVAELESGVHGIGKKVVEEAAEVWMAAEYESDEAAAEEISQLLYHLQVLMLAKGLTLEDVYKHL, from the coding sequence GTGAAGAATTTCGAGACGCTGTTTGCAGAACTGAGTGAGAAGGCAGCCACCCGTCCGGCAGGCTCCCGCACCGTCGCAGAATTGGAGTCCGGAGTCCACGGCATCGGCAAGAAGGTCGTTGAGGAAGCCGCCGAAGTGTGGATGGCTGCCGAATACGAATCCGATGAGGCCGCCGCCGAGGAAATCTCCCAGCTCCTGTACCACCTGCAGGTTCTGATGCTCGCCAAAGGCCTGACCCTGGAAGACGTCTACAAGCATCTGTAG
- the ribH gene encoding 6,7-dimethyl-8-ribityllumazine synthase encodes MSGHGAPEIDLTTLNPAETSQLKLAIVAASWHTQIMDGLLDGALRAAKDAGISDPTVLRVPGSFELPVAAARLAKHFDAVVALGVVIRGGTPHFEYVCEAATMGLTDVSVNTGVPVGFGVLTCDTEQQGLDRAGLPGSKEDKGHEAVTAALATAVILKQYS; translated from the coding sequence ATGAGTGGACACGGCGCACCGGAGATTGACCTCACAACCCTCAACCCGGCGGAGACGTCCCAGCTGAAACTGGCCATTGTGGCCGCCAGCTGGCACACCCAGATTATGGACGGGCTGCTGGACGGCGCGCTGCGTGCCGCGAAGGACGCCGGAATCAGCGATCCGACCGTCCTGCGGGTTCCGGGCAGCTTTGAGCTGCCCGTGGCCGCCGCCCGGCTGGCCAAGCACTTCGACGCCGTTGTCGCGCTTGGTGTTGTGATCCGCGGCGGAACGCCGCACTTCGAGTACGTCTGCGAGGCGGCAACGATGGGGCTGACCGACGTCAGCGTCAACACCGGCGTTCCGGTGGGTTTCGGGGTGCTCACCTGCGACACCGAGCAGCAGGGCCTGGACCGCGCCGGCCTGCCCGGGTCCAAGGAGGACAAGGGGCACGAAGCCGTCACCGCCGCGCTGGCCACTGCGGTCATCCTGAAGCAGTACAGCTAG
- the ribA gene encoding GTP cyclohydrolase II — translation MTASEARKDVKAGRRPHPVSGGPVVQLPSEFGDFVAQAWTDLVTGAEHLAVSSPIPPVDGKAPLVRLHSECLTGDVFGSYRCDCGEQLAYALEKINEEGGTLLYLRGQEGRGIGLANKIKAYALQEAGFDTVEANEQLGLPVDARCYNAAAQILAELGLHEVRLLSNNPDKQNRLADAGVTVVEMVPTEVPSREQNIRYLQTKKDRMDHRLVLDTRGGEPVTALPAAGQGPYQHEQD, via the coding sequence ATGACGGCTTCAGAGGCACGAAAAGACGTTAAGGCCGGGCGCCGGCCGCACCCGGTCAGCGGCGGACCAGTTGTCCAGCTGCCCAGTGAATTCGGGGACTTCGTGGCCCAGGCCTGGACCGACCTGGTGACGGGTGCCGAGCACCTCGCCGTGAGTTCACCGATTCCGCCTGTGGATGGCAAGGCACCGCTGGTCCGGCTGCATTCGGAATGCCTCACCGGGGACGTTTTTGGTTCATACCGCTGCGATTGCGGAGAGCAGCTGGCCTACGCCCTCGAGAAGATCAACGAGGAAGGCGGCACGCTGCTGTACCTTCGCGGACAGGAAGGCCGCGGAATCGGCCTGGCCAACAAGATCAAGGCTTACGCCCTGCAGGAAGCCGGCTTCGATACGGTCGAAGCCAACGAACAGCTGGGCCTTCCCGTCGATGCACGCTGCTACAACGCCGCCGCGCAGATCCTGGCCGAGCTGGGACTGCACGAAGTGCGCCTGCTGAGCAACAACCCGGACAAGCAGAACCGGCTGGCGGATGCCGGCGTCACCGTCGTCGAGATGGTTCCCACTGAGGTCCCTTCACGCGAACAGAACATCCGGTACCTGCAGACCAAAAAAGACCGGATGGACCACCGGCTCGTCCTGGACACCCGGGGCGGTGAACCGGTGACGGCATTGCCGGCCGCCGGCCAGGGGCCTTACCAGCACGAACAAGACTGA
- the ribB gene encoding 3,4-dihydroxy-2-butanone-4-phosphate synthase: MPVAVTTGRVLDPIEDAVRAMAAGLPVLVVDNEDRENEGDIIFAAQHATPELMGWTVRYSSGVICVPLDGARADALLLPPMVEVNEDSKGTAYTVSCDAAVGVSTGISATDRALTARVLADPASRPGSITRPGHVFPLRAVNGGVRERPGHTEAAVDLCRLAGLEPVGVIAEVVHDNGEMMRLDGLRGFAAEHGCPLISIEDLVAYLDAGLRDGQAPVPAGNEEMR; encoded by the coding sequence ATCCCTGTGGCAGTGACGACGGGCAGGGTACTGGACCCGATCGAAGACGCCGTCCGGGCCATGGCTGCCGGCCTCCCCGTCCTGGTGGTGGACAACGAGGACCGTGAAAACGAAGGCGACATCATTTTCGCCGCCCAGCACGCCACGCCCGAACTGATGGGCTGGACAGTCCGCTACAGCTCCGGGGTGATCTGCGTGCCGCTCGACGGAGCCCGGGCAGATGCCCTGTTGTTGCCGCCCATGGTCGAAGTCAACGAAGACTCCAAAGGCACCGCCTACACGGTTTCCTGCGATGCGGCCGTTGGCGTCAGCACGGGAATTTCGGCAACAGACCGGGCACTCACCGCCCGCGTGCTGGCGGATCCCGCGAGCCGCCCCGGATCGATCACCCGTCCCGGGCATGTTTTCCCGCTCCGGGCCGTTAACGGTGGAGTGCGTGAACGCCCGGGCCACACCGAAGCGGCCGTGGACCTGTGCCGGCTTGCCGGACTGGAGCCGGTGGGCGTGATCGCCGAGGTGGTGCACGACAACGGAGAAATGATGCGTCTGGACGGACTTCGCGGTTTCGCTGCAGAACATGGATGCCCGCTGATCTCGATCGAGGATCTGGTGGCGTACCTGGATGCAGGGCTGCGGGATGGACAGGCGCCGGTCCCGGCGGGGAATGAGGAGATGCGATGA
- a CDS encoding riboflavin synthase: MFTGIIAEQGRVLSVERNGDVSATVRLHAPGSTEGLALGGSVAVNGVCLTATAIDGTDFSVDVMGETLVRSTIGELDAGDTVNLERCVPAGGRLDGHVVQGHVDGVGELLEREALGNWDRLRFGVPVRLARYIAEKGSIAVDGVSLTVTAVSDASEPAPWFEVGLIPTTLAETGLGAKSLGSRVNLEVDVLAKYTERLLAFAGGRATGAGTANVTTGTGDSK, encoded by the coding sequence ATGTTTACCGGAATTATTGCCGAACAGGGCAGGGTCCTGTCCGTCGAACGCAACGGCGACGTCAGCGCCACGGTGCGGCTCCATGCGCCCGGCAGCACCGAAGGACTGGCTCTGGGCGGCTCGGTGGCCGTCAACGGAGTATGCCTGACCGCCACCGCGATTGACGGCACGGACTTCAGCGTCGACGTCATGGGCGAGACCCTGGTCCGCAGCACCATCGGCGAGCTCGACGCGGGCGACACCGTGAACCTGGAGCGCTGTGTACCGGCCGGCGGACGCCTGGACGGACATGTTGTCCAGGGGCACGTGGACGGAGTCGGGGAACTCCTCGAGCGGGAGGCACTCGGCAACTGGGACCGCCTGCGGTTCGGAGTGCCCGTGCGGCTTGCCCGGTACATCGCTGAAAAGGGATCGATCGCCGTCGACGGCGTCTCCCTCACCGTGACCGCAGTCAGCGACGCGTCGGAACCGGCGCCGTGGTTCGAAGTGGGCCTCATTCCCACCACCCTGGCCGAAACCGGCCTGGGTGCGAAGAGCCTTGGCAGCAGGGTCAACCTCGAAGTTGACGTGCTGGCCAAGTACACCGAACGCCTGCTCGCCTTCGCCGGGGGCCGCGCCACCGGCGCTGGCACCGCGAATGTCACAACCGGAACGGGGGACTCCAAGTGA
- the ribD gene encoding bifunctional diaminohydroxyphosphoribosylaminopyrimidine deaminase/5-amino-6-(5-phosphoribosylamino)uracil reductase RibD: MDAALDAALLGPRGANPLVGAVVVGPDGRQLVTGYHRGAGTAHAEADAIAQAGMQGIDLTGSTMVVTLEPCNHCGRTGPCAQAIIDAGIASVVYAVDDPHDPAAGGAATLRAAGVSVRSGLAARSAFELNRRWFEAVLGQRPFVTLHIAQTLDSRIAASDGTSQWISSPESLADNHGLRSRVDAILVGTQTLLVDNPRLTARDASGKPAGSQPLRAVMGLRGIPDDAAIHGDDGRVLHLPTRDPHEALEKLFTAGVRHVMVEGGSSILSAFLAAGLVDELIVYLAPTLLGSGTPALGDLGITTLADAQAWDWDQASGGAVQSLGRDLRLHLFPGSAEPAARSAGPAESAEAPLPAAPAAPEPSLSLTSSPESLPHRTGAGTATGGN, translated from the coding sequence ATGGATGCGGCCCTCGACGCTGCGCTCCTGGGGCCGCGCGGGGCAAACCCGCTGGTGGGCGCCGTCGTCGTCGGTCCTGATGGCCGGCAACTGGTGACCGGTTACCACCGCGGCGCCGGGACGGCGCATGCGGAGGCTGACGCCATTGCCCAGGCCGGCATGCAGGGCATCGACCTGACCGGGTCAACCATGGTGGTCACCCTCGAGCCGTGCAACCACTGCGGACGGACCGGCCCCTGTGCCCAGGCAATTATCGACGCCGGCATTGCTTCGGTGGTGTACGCCGTGGACGACCCCCATGACCCTGCCGCCGGCGGAGCCGCAACGCTGCGGGCCGCAGGCGTCAGCGTTCGTTCCGGCCTGGCCGCCCGGTCTGCGTTCGAGCTGAACCGCCGCTGGTTTGAGGCTGTTCTCGGCCAGCGACCCTTCGTTACCCTCCATATCGCCCAGACCCTGGACAGCCGCATCGCGGCGTCGGACGGCACCAGCCAGTGGATCTCCAGTCCGGAGTCCCTCGCGGACAACCACGGACTCCGCAGCCGGGTCGACGCCATCCTGGTGGGTACGCAAACGCTCCTCGTGGACAACCCCCGGCTCACTGCCCGGGACGCGTCCGGCAAACCGGCAGGGAGCCAGCCGCTGCGCGCGGTCATGGGACTCCGGGGAATTCCCGACGACGCCGCCATCCACGGCGACGACGGCCGTGTCCTGCACCTGCCCACCCGGGATCCGCACGAGGCACTGGAGAAGCTCTTCACCGCCGGTGTCCGCCACGTCATGGTGGAAGGCGGGTCCAGCATCCTGAGCGCGTTCCTCGCCGCCGGCCTCGTGGACGAACTGATCGTCTACCTGGCGCCCACCCTGCTCGGGTCCGGCACTCCCGCACTCGGCGACCTCGGCATCACGACCCTCGCCGACGCCCAGGCCTGGGACTGGGACCAGGCCTCCGGGGGAGCCGTGCAGAGCCTGGGCCGGGACCTCAGGCTCCACCTGTTTCCGGGGAGCGCCGAACCGGCCGCAAGAAGTGCCGGGCCCGCCGAATCGGCCGAGGCGCCCTTGCCGGCAGCACCGGCTGCCCCCGAACCCTCTTTATCCCTGACCAGCTCACCCGAATCCTTACCGCACCGCACCGGCGCGGGCACCGCCACAGGAGGCAACTGA
- the rpe gene encoding ribulose-phosphate 3-epimerase — MAQCCINPSILSADFVNLEAELRRISNADAVHVDVMDNHFVPNLTIGLPVVQRIQAVSPVPLDAHLMIADADRWAPAFADAGLASVTFHVEASIAPIKLARELRARGAKAGMALRPGTPVEPYLDMLSELDLLLIMTVEPGFGGQSFLDLTLPKIRRARAAIDGSGTGVALQVDGGITEETIVRAAEAGANVFVAGSAVYGADDPAAAIDRLRGAGSRPVPGVAHTVSES, encoded by the coding sequence ATGGCTCAGTGCTGCATCAACCCCAGCATTCTCTCCGCCGACTTCGTCAACCTGGAGGCGGAGCTGCGCAGAATCAGCAACGCCGACGCCGTCCACGTTGACGTGATGGACAACCACTTTGTGCCGAACCTGACCATCGGCCTTCCCGTGGTCCAGCGCATCCAGGCCGTCAGCCCCGTGCCGCTGGATGCACACCTGATGATCGCCGACGCCGACCGCTGGGCGCCCGCCTTCGCCGACGCCGGGCTCGCCTCCGTGACGTTCCACGTTGAAGCGTCGATCGCGCCCATCAAACTGGCACGGGAGCTCCGCGCACGCGGCGCCAAGGCCGGAATGGCGCTGCGTCCCGGCACTCCGGTGGAGCCCTACCTGGACATGCTGTCGGAACTGGACCTCCTGTTGATCATGACCGTGGAGCCCGGCTTCGGCGGCCAGTCGTTCCTGGACCTGACCCTCCCGAAGATCAGGCGTGCCCGGGCGGCGATCGACGGTTCGGGCACCGGAGTGGCGCTGCAGGTGGACGGCGGGATCACCGAGGAGACCATTGTCCGGGCGGCCGAGGCAGGAGCCAACGTCTTCGTGGCAGGCTCGGCCGTGTACGGTGCTGATGACCCGGCGGCAGCGATTGACCGCCTCCGGGGAGCCGGCTCACGCCCGGTTCCGGGCGTGGCACACACTGTTTCGGAATCATGA
- a CDS encoding RsmB/NOP family class I SAM-dependent RNA methyltransferase, translating to MSESGTGGSGRGGGPRQGRASGGGQSGGSSGGRRQGGQRDAQGRERNRGPKRNFSENAPSQRTRRADPARLVAFEVLRAVASEDAYANLVLPARIRHHGLDKRDAGFATELSYGALRGQGTYDAVLARCVDRPLDQLDPAILDALRIGAHQLLAMRVPAHAALDQTVGLARAVIGAGPSALINAVLRKVSAHTLDEWLELLLSDEQDETRVASIRYAHPEWIVRALRQSLVAHGRPVTEINDLLEADNAAPVVNLVALPGLGSLDEALEGGATAGELVEGSALSSGGDLGRLASVRDGSTRVQDVGSQLVARAMAAVDLHSADLQPAGPGSADGQSAGKGGEKWLDLCAGPGGKAALLGALARQQGATLLANEPAPHRAKLVRQALAAVPHEVWHVRTGDGRDVGTEMAGTFDRVLVDVPCSGLGALRRRPESRWRRTPKDLADLGPLQRELLKSALDAVRPGGVVAYVTCSPHPAETTAVVTDALRKRDDLELLDAGAALDKVSLPGHLEAGHELTAQLWPHVHRTDAMFLALIHKKP from the coding sequence ATGAGTGAGTCCGGAACGGGCGGCAGCGGCCGCGGCGGGGGGCCCCGACAGGGGAGAGCAAGCGGCGGCGGGCAGTCCGGCGGGTCTTCCGGCGGTCGCCGCCAAGGAGGCCAGCGCGACGCCCAGGGCCGGGAACGCAACCGCGGGCCGAAGCGGAACTTCAGCGAGAACGCCCCTTCGCAGCGTACGCGGCGTGCCGACCCCGCCCGACTGGTGGCTTTTGAAGTGCTGCGTGCCGTCGCATCGGAAGACGCCTACGCAAACCTGGTCCTGCCGGCCCGGATCCGCCACCACGGCCTGGACAAGCGGGACGCCGGCTTCGCCACCGAACTGAGCTACGGGGCGCTGCGGGGGCAGGGAACCTATGACGCCGTCCTGGCCCGCTGCGTCGACCGGCCGCTGGACCAGCTGGATCCCGCCATCCTGGATGCCCTGCGGATCGGCGCACACCAGCTGCTGGCCATGCGCGTGCCCGCCCACGCCGCCCTGGACCAGACCGTTGGACTGGCCCGTGCGGTCATTGGCGCCGGGCCATCCGCCTTGATCAACGCCGTCCTGCGCAAGGTCTCCGCCCACACGCTGGACGAGTGGCTGGAGCTCCTGCTCAGCGACGAGCAGGACGAAACCCGGGTGGCCTCCATCCGCTACGCCCACCCGGAGTGGATTGTCCGCGCCCTGCGGCAGTCGCTGGTGGCACACGGACGCCCGGTCACCGAAATCAACGACCTCTTGGAAGCAGACAACGCTGCGCCGGTGGTCAACCTGGTTGCGCTGCCTGGCCTGGGGAGTTTGGACGAAGCACTGGAAGGCGGGGCCACAGCCGGGGAACTCGTCGAGGGTTCGGCGCTCTCCAGCGGCGGGGACCTCGGCCGGCTGGCCTCCGTACGGGACGGCAGCACGAGGGTGCAGGACGTGGGCTCGCAGCTGGTGGCCCGGGCCATGGCGGCCGTGGATCTGCATTCCGCGGATCTGCAGCCCGCGGGTCCGGGGAGTGCTGACGGGCAGTCCGCCGGCAAGGGCGGCGAGAAATGGCTGGACCTCTGCGCCGGACCCGGTGGAAAGGCGGCCCTCCTGGGTGCCCTCGCCCGGCAGCAGGGCGCAACCCTGCTGGCCAACGAACCCGCCCCGCACCGTGCCAAGCTGGTCCGGCAGGCGCTGGCTGCCGTCCCTCACGAGGTGTGGCATGTCCGGACCGGGGACGGCCGCGACGTCGGAACTGAAATGGCGGGGACTTTCGACCGTGTGCTCGTCGACGTCCCCTGCAGCGGACTTGGTGCCCTGCGGCGCAGGCCGGAGTCGAGGTGGCGGCGCACGCCCAAGGACCTCGCGGACCTGGGCCCGCTCCAGCGCGAACTGCTTAAGTCAGCCCTGGACGCAGTCCGGCCCGGCGGCGTGGTGGCCTACGTGACGTGCTCGCCGCACCCCGCCGAAACCACCGCCGTCGTGACCGACGCGCTGCGCAAACGCGACGACCTGGAACTGCTCGATGCCGGCGCCGCCCTGGACAAAGTCAGCCTGCCCGGCCATCTTGAGGCCGGCCACGAACTGACGGCCCAGCTGTGGCCGCACGTGCACCGGACTGACGCCATGTTCCTGGCCCTCATCCACAAAAAGCCCTGA
- the fmt gene encoding methionyl-tRNA formyltransferase: protein MRVLFAGTPAVAVPSLDALVQAGFDVVAVLTRPDAPIGRKRVLTPSPVAARAAELGIEVIHAAKVDAEVTARIAAAAPDAAAIVAYGGLIPRAALDVPRHGWINLHFSLLPAWRGAAPVQRAVMAGDDITGAVTFLLEEGLDTGPVFGTLTEPVRPDDTSGQLLERLSHSGAVLLAQTLSAIETGRAVAVPQAGDVSLAPKLGIDDGRIDWREPALAIARRARGVTPEPGAWTTLDGQRVKLEPVALRTDAPALQPGQVLLDGKRVLVGTGSHPVELTRIQPSGKKMMAAADWARGQAALEGVVFE from the coding sequence GTGAGGGTACTCTTCGCCGGTACGCCGGCTGTCGCGGTACCGTCCCTGGACGCTCTGGTTCAGGCAGGCTTTGACGTCGTTGCCGTCCTGACCCGGCCGGACGCGCCGATCGGACGCAAGCGCGTGCTCACGCCGTCGCCCGTTGCCGCGCGCGCCGCCGAACTCGGCATCGAGGTGATCCACGCCGCGAAGGTTGACGCGGAAGTGACCGCCAGGATAGCCGCCGCAGCGCCGGACGCGGCAGCCATCGTGGCCTACGGAGGCCTCATCCCGCGCGCGGCGCTGGACGTTCCGCGGCACGGCTGGATCAACCTGCACTTTTCCCTGCTGCCCGCCTGGCGAGGCGCCGCACCGGTGCAGCGTGCAGTTATGGCAGGCGACGACATCACGGGCGCCGTGACGTTCCTCCTCGAAGAAGGGTTGGATACGGGCCCGGTTTTCGGCACCCTCACCGAGCCGGTACGGCCTGATGACACATCCGGTCAACTCCTGGAACGGCTCTCGCACAGCGGTGCGGTGCTGCTCGCCCAAACGCTTTCGGCTATCGAAACGGGACGGGCGGTAGCCGTACCGCAGGCGGGGGACGTGTCCCTGGCGCCCAAACTGGGCATCGATGACGGCCGGATCGACTGGCGCGAGCCCGCCCTAGCCATCGCGCGCAGGGCGCGTGGCGTCACGCCTGAACCCGGCGCCTGGACCACGTTGGACGGACAGCGTGTCAAGCTCGAACCTGTTGCGCTCCGGACCGACGCTCCGGCACTGCAGCCGGGCCAGGTGCTGCTCGACGGAAAGAGAGTTCTGGTGGGTACGGGGTCCCATCCCGTTGAACTGACGCGGATACAGCCCTCGGGCAAGAAGATGATGGCCGCCGCCGACTGGGCGCGCGGACAAGCGGCACTGGAAGGCGTGGTATTCGAATGA
- the def gene encoding peptide deformylase: MAILNIRIIGDPVLRTVADPVTEFGPELAKLVADMTETMEDVDGAGLAAPQVGVSKRVFTYRIGGVEGHIINPVLENSDDFQPDEVEGCLSIPGLGFPVRRRRATRVTGVDLHGNPVTVDGEGMLARCFQHETDHLDGILFTDRLEGEDRKAALRSIRNANYDAITERTTSKRAKTVGSSFGGGSFGGGSFGAAE, encoded by the coding sequence ATGGCCATTTTGAATATCCGCATCATCGGCGACCCTGTGCTGCGCACGGTTGCCGATCCCGTGACGGAATTCGGGCCGGAACTCGCAAAACTCGTTGCCGACATGACCGAGACCATGGAGGATGTGGACGGCGCCGGCCTGGCCGCGCCCCAGGTCGGCGTCAGCAAGAGGGTTTTCACTTACCGCATCGGCGGAGTGGAAGGCCACATCATCAACCCGGTGCTGGAAAACAGCGACGACTTCCAGCCTGATGAAGTGGAAGGCTGCCTGTCCATCCCGGGCCTCGGCTTCCCCGTCCGCCGGCGCCGGGCCACCCGGGTCACCGGAGTCGACCTGCATGGAAATCCCGTCACCGTGGACGGCGAGGGCATGCTGGCCCGCTGCTTCCAGCACGAAACAGACCACCTCGACGGCATTCTCTTCACGGACAGGCTTGAGGGCGAAGACCGCAAGGCTGCCCTGCGTTCCATCCGTAACGCCAATTACGACGCGATTACCGAACGGACGACGTCGAAGCGGGCGAAGACTGTTGGTTCCAGTTTCGGGGGCGGCAGTTTTGGCGGCGGCAGTTTCGGCGCCGCCGAGTGA
- a CDS encoding PD-(D/E)XK nuclease family protein — protein MTDPLLAHATEYGRMYARSTSDSFSVPSITTVIGQQPHGLDGWFGYMGANSLASDPLLPGILGSPAKVRQAVSRAAKAAETYRDDAAKRGDRVHNYCEQVALRALGRPHQMKEMREALAANGEEAFAARFDEWWELFGVEPVAPEVTVWNKTVGYAGTLDLVARINGRTCIIDYKTKGTTRDGTVKPLDDKVVMQLVAGMKAEESLVDPVAGEWEPWQHGESPILLAVAIGQTEVRPMRANPEVLKHHWWKFCALRRVWEMSADTSTAGTALLPVAPPSMPVAPPALQAVPGR, from the coding sequence ATGACTGATCCACTCCTTGCCCACGCCACGGAATATGGCCGGATGTACGCACGCTCAACCTCCGACTCGTTTTCGGTTCCGTCCATCACCACCGTCATCGGCCAGCAACCGCACGGCCTCGACGGCTGGTTCGGGTATATGGGGGCGAACAGTCTCGCCAGCGATCCGCTGCTTCCCGGGATCCTGGGAAGCCCGGCCAAAGTCCGGCAGGCAGTCAGCCGCGCCGCTAAGGCCGCCGAAACCTACCGGGACGACGCTGCGAAGCGCGGAGACCGCGTGCACAACTACTGCGAACAGGTTGCGCTCCGGGCGCTCGGCCGCCCGCATCAGATGAAGGAGATGCGTGAGGCGCTGGCAGCAAACGGCGAGGAAGCCTTCGCAGCGCGCTTCGACGAGTGGTGGGAACTCTTTGGCGTGGAGCCCGTTGCCCCGGAAGTCACCGTCTGGAACAAGACCGTAGGCTATGCAGGCACCCTTGACCTTGTGGCCAGGATCAACGGCAGGACCTGCATCATCGACTACAAGACCAAGGGCACCACCCGGGACGGCACCGTCAAGCCGCTGGATGACAAAGTGGTCATGCAGTTAGTGGCCGGAATGAAGGCCGAGGAAAGCCTCGTTGATCCAGTCGCGGGGGAGTGGGAGCCCTGGCAGCACGGCGAGTCCCCGATCCTGCTGGCGGTTGCGATCGGGCAGACGGAGGTCCGGCCGATGCGTGCCAACCCGGAGGTGCTCAAGCACCACTGGTGGAAGTTCTGCGCCCTCCGGCGGGTGTGGGAGATGTCGGCAGATACCTCCACCGCCGGGACCGCCCTTCTTCCGGTGGCGCCGCCGTCCATGCCCGTTGCACCGCCCGCACTTCAGGCTGTGCCCGGCAGGTAG
- a CDS encoding antitoxin, whose product MGILDDLKGKAQRLVGGNEQAIKDGIGKAGDFIDSKTGGKYADKIDSVQKGAAGLVDKVDPKPHAAPVDEPPVAGEPPVAGEPRP is encoded by the coding sequence GTGGGTATTCTTGACGATCTAAAGGGCAAGGCTCAGCGACTGGTTGGTGGCAATGAACAGGCCATCAAGGACGGCATCGGCAAAGCCGGTGATTTCATCGACTCAAAGACCGGCGGAAAGTACGCCGACAAGATCGATTCCGTCCAGAAAGGCGCAGCCGGCCTCGTGGATAAGGTCGACCCGAAGCCGCACGCGGCTCCCGTGGACGAACCTCCCGTCGCCGGAGAGCCCCCTGTAGCCGGTGAACCCCGGCCGTAG